Below is a genomic region from Bacteroidota bacterium.
GGTTTGTTGGCTTGCCCGATGATGAAGATGATTTCAATTTCTCTGAACGCTTCAATGCGCTGAAAGCCGAACTTGAAAAGCAAATTGCTGAAGAAGCAGAATTAAATAAACGGATAACAGAGAACCTTAGGAAAATTAGTGTGCAGAATTGAATAGTTTAAATTTAAGATCACAAATTGTGACCTTAAAAAACGACAGCGGTATAACATCACAAAATGTGATCATAAAAAAAGTAACAGCTATAAAAAACGAAAACCGGGAGCTTGATTTTTTCATGGGCTTCCGGGAACTATATCTTGATACAAAGAAGCGAAATAAATGCGTAAAAACAAGTAATATATAAATAAAATGCAGTTTGCGGAAGTTTTCCCTGTTGAGCAGATTGTCGCATCGCTGATGCGACAATTGAGCTGGACTCATTTAAAAATTTGATTTTATTTGCCCCGGTGAATATACCATAATAAATTTCGGTTATAAAGGATTGAAATCTTCTACAACAGCAAATATCGTCGCGGCAAAGAAAAATATACTTCAAGAAAATAAAGGCAGAATAATGAGTGAATGGAAGGAATATAAATTAGGCGAAATTATTAATCTTAAAAGAGGATATGATTTACCAAATGCAGTCCGAAAAGCTGGCACTGTTCCGGTAATATCTTCGTCAGGGGTATCAGATTATCATAACAAGCCCATGCAGAAACCGCCTGGTGTTATTACCGGTCGATACGGCACTATTGGACAAGTTTTTTTTGCAAAGGATGATTATTGGCCGTTAAATACGACTCTATATGTTCAGGATTTCAAAGGGAATGATCCACTTTTCATTTTCTACCTACTAAAGGTTTTTGATTTTACAAAATACAGTGATAAAAGTGCAGTCCCTGGTATTAATAGAAATGATGTTCATTCGGAAAAAGTCTCTATCCCTAACACTGAAGAACAAATCAAAATAGCAACTATCCTCAGCAGCCTCGATGATAAAATAGACTTACTCCACCGCCAAAACAAAACACTTGAGCAATTAGCCGAAACACTGTTCCGGCAGTGGTTTGTGGAGGAAGCGGAGGAGAGTTGGGCGGTTGGGACATTAGGTGATATTTTTGATATTGGAATTGGCAGAACACCACCAAGACAAGAGCATCTTTGGTTTTCAACAAACCCAAAAGATATCAAATGGGTTTCGATTAGAGATATGGGAATAAGTGGAATTTATATTGACCAAGTTTCGGAGTATTTGACACAAGAAGCTGTCGAAAGATTCAGCATTCCAATAATTCCAGAAAATACGGTTTTGTTAAGCTTTAAAATGACTATTGGGCGTATAGCAATTTCAACAGAAGAAATGTTGTCTAATGAAGCCATCGCACATTTTAAGCAAAAAAAAAATTCGCGATTATTCCCAGAGTTTCTTTACCTCTTTTTGAAAAGGTTTAGGTGGGAGTTATTAGGAAGTACTTCCTCAATTGTTGAAGCGATAAATTCCAAAATGATTAAGGAAATAGAGTTAACTTTTCCTGATGAAATAACATTGTGCAACTTTAAGGAATTGATTACCCCGTATTTTGTAAAAATTAAGTCAAATCAAAACCAAATGAGCACTCTTACAATGCTTCGCGATACACTATTGCCAAAGTTGATGAGCGGAGAGGTAAGGGTAAAGTGTAATAAATAATTAAATCAAAACCAAAATGAGTGTTCAAGCCAGAGATCGTAAATTAGAAACATGGTATAGCCGTGTTAAGAACGGTGAAATTAAACTTCCAAGATTTCAGAGATTCGAAGCCTGGGATAGAAATAGGATCTGTAGTTTATTAAATATGGTCGTACACGATCTTCCCTTGGGTATAACATTGTTATTGGAGGTCGATCAGGAGCAATTCATTTCAAGGTATCTTGCGACAGCGGAGATCAATGTGCCTCCATTCCCTCGAGTTATAGAGCATTTATTAGACGGACAACAGAGAATTACTGCAATATGGCGGGCTTTGCATAATAATTATGATTTGGAAAAATATTTCATCTATATCAGGGAGTTTGATACCACAAGAAATCTGGACAATCAAATTGAAGATGGATATGACGACTGGTCTGCTCAGGAAGCAGTTGTTTGCCAGAGCCGATGGATAAGCAGACGCACCGGTAAGTTAATGCCGCTTTGGGCTGATGAACCTGAAGAATGCCTGAAACGAGGTTACATCCCTTTTGAACTTTTAAGGCCAGAAGATATTAGCACAGAAATTTCCAAATGGATCGTAAATGCGTTGGAGTTTAAAAAACCCAAACATGGTCTTGACAACTTTGAAATTGAGATTGAACGGTTTTCCGAAGAGAAACAAAAACTCACTAACCTTATCAATGGTTTTAGGTCAACCGTAAAGCATTATAACCTTCCTTTTCTTGCATTAGCATCGGACACATCAAAAGATGTAGCCTTGAATGTTTTCATCAATATGAATACCAATAGCAAGCCACTTTCTCAATATGATATTATTGTTGCTGAGATAGAGGGTGTGAAAGATACTTCACTACATGATTTGCAATCTCAGCTAGATTCAAATCACCCGTCTGTTAAAAGGTACGCTGACTTATCATATCTCATTCTAAATACATCCGCTTTAATGCAGGAAAAAGTCCCGAACAGAGTAGGTATTTGGGATATGGATAAGCGAAAGGTTGTTGAAGATTGGGATAAAATGATGAATGGTCTATCAAGAATGGCCTCATTTCTTGAATCTCATAATATTTTTGATGACCAGAGGCTACCAACTAATGCAGTTTTATCAGTAATTGCAGCCTTATTTACGAATATCCCAGAAATTGGCGATAAGGCCGGACAATCTATTGTTCTACTTAAAAAATATTTGTGGTCTTCATTTTTTACTGACAGGTATGAAAATGCCGCAGCATCGAGAGCGTATGCGGATTACATAGCACTATTAGGTATTATCAACCAAAAGAATAAACCAAACACGAATACAGTTTACACCGAAAATGATGTCCCTGTATTAAACAGATCAATGTTCCCGATTGCAACAGAAGAGCAATTAATAAATGTTACTTGGCCAAAGAATGTTAGTATCAGAGGCCGTGGAATTTTGGCAGTTGCAAACTATTTTAATGCTCACGATTTTGCTGATGGAAGTGCCATCACGGCTGTAAATGTTCAAAAAAGAGAATATCACCATATTTTCCCGGATGCGTTACTTTCGGATGCAAATAATATACTTGGAGAAGAAATAAACAGTTGGGTCGCCTTGAATTGTGCTTTGATAACCGGTGCAACAAATCGAGTGATTGGCAGGAAAAATCCGATGACCTACCTGAAAGAAAGGTACAACTGGACATCTGAACCTGTAGTTGAGCAGAGACTGGGGAGTCACTTAATTCCAGTTGAAGAGCTGAAAGCAGGTTCATATTCAGGGTTTTCAGACATGGATACTGCAACGAAAATAAAGAAAGATTATGAGGCATTTCTTATTAAACGGTCAAAAATGATTTCAAAAGCAATTGAAAAACTCACACTGGGGGAGGATGTTCGTGCCGCTGATTTTCTAAAGATAGAAATTGAAGAGAATTCCAGCTTAAATTAGTTTTTCTTGTAATAAGTTAGCACCATGAAAGGAAAATCAGTTTTTACAAGAAGTGAGGCCAATGCAATTATTGAATTGATAAAGCAGAAGCTCAAAGCGGACAGTCAAACCCAAAAAAATATCAGAGACAAGATCAGGGCTCGTGGATTTTATGCGAGTGATTTTGGAATCGGAGGCGGATACACTGAGCACGATTTTTTAAGTGTAGTTAAAATTATTGATAGTGGCAGCAATAATGAAGGGAATCCCTCATCGATGGTATATAATATAAAACCACCAAAACCGTGGGTCATTGATGAAATGAAAGAAATCAAAGACGAGTCCTATATACTTGATCTTTGCGATGAGGTATTACATTGTAAAGGTCGCAGGCAGCACCGCTTTGATTTTTTAACCGGCGATTCCGGAACTAAATTGCCGGTGGATATTTACTATTCATCACTAAACCTCGTAATTGAGTACAGGGAAAAGCAGCACACCGAAGAAGTCAAATTCTTTGACCGCAGACATACCGTTAGCGGTGTCGGCAGAGGAGAGCAGCGAAAGATATATGACCAGCGCAGGCGAGATTTGCTGCCTAAACACGGCATAAAGCTAATTGAATTCGGTTATGATGAATTTGAGCATAACCGCAGCAAAAGACTCATCAGAAACAAAAAGAATGATGTTGAAATAATCAGGGAAAAACTTAAAAAATTCATATCAAATTGAAGCAATAATGTTCGATTCTGAAAAAATAAATGCTTTTTTTGAAGCCCGCAAAGACGACGAATTGAAGCGTATCCGAGACACAAAGGAAAATGTTGATCCCGGCTTTAATTTGTTTACACTTATCTCGGATTTGTATTACCGGGAAAATATGCATAGTGATATTATTAAGGAATTGCTTGATCCCATAGGAAAACACGGTGAAGGGAATCGCTTTTTAATGCTGTTTATTGAATTTTTAAACAAGCAAAACAAAACAAGCAAAATTGAACATACACATTATTACGGAACCGTAACCGTTGTGAGGGAACAAGCCCGAATAGATATCTGCATCAAATCGGGCAAGCATGCAATTATTATCGAAAATAAAATCAATGACGCCGGTGATACAGTGAATCAAATCCCGACTTATTATGAAGTTCTGAAAAAAGAAAATTTTATTATCGATGCGGTTGTGTACCTGACTTTATGCCAAACCAAAGAACCCGACAAAAGTACATGGGGT
It encodes:
- a CDS encoding restriction endonuclease subunit S, which gives rise to MKSSTTANIVAAKKNILQENKGRIMSEWKEYKLGEIINLKRGYDLPNAVRKAGTVPVISSSGVSDYHNKPMQKPPGVITGRYGTIGQVFFAKDDYWPLNTTLYVQDFKGNDPLFIFYLLKVFDFTKYSDKSAVPGINRNDVHSEKVSIPNTEEQIKIATILSSLDDKIDLLHRQNKTLEQLAETLFRQWFVEEAEESWAVGTLGDIFDIGIGRTPPRQEHLWFSTNPKDIKWVSIRDMGISGIYIDQVSEYLTQEAVERFSIPIIPENTVLLSFKMTIGRIAISTEEMLSNEAIAHFKQKKNSRLFPEFLYLFLKRFRWELLGSTSSIVEAINSKMIKEIELTFPDEITLCNFKELITPYFVKIKSNQNQMSTLTMLRDTLLPKLMSGEVRVKCNK
- a CDS encoding DUF262 domain-containing protein; the encoded protein is MSVQARDRKLETWYSRVKNGEIKLPRFQRFEAWDRNRICSLLNMVVHDLPLGITLLLEVDQEQFISRYLATAEINVPPFPRVIEHLLDGQQRITAIWRALHNNYDLEKYFIYIREFDTTRNLDNQIEDGYDDWSAQEAVVCQSRWISRRTGKLMPLWADEPEECLKRGYIPFELLRPEDISTEISKWIVNALEFKKPKHGLDNFEIEIERFSEEKQKLTNLINGFRSTVKHYNLPFLALASDTSKDVALNVFINMNTNSKPLSQYDIIVAEIEGVKDTSLHDLQSQLDSNHPSVKRYADLSYLILNTSALMQEKVPNRVGIWDMDKRKVVEDWDKMMNGLSRMASFLESHNIFDDQRLPTNAVLSVIAALFTNIPEIGDKAGQSIVLLKKYLWSSFFTDRYENAAASRAYADYIALLGIINQKNKPNTNTVYTENDVPVLNRSMFPIATEEQLINVTWPKNVSIRGRGILAVANYFNAHDFADGSAITAVNVQKREYHHIFPDALLSDANNILGEEINSWVALNCALITGATNRVIGRKNPMTYLKERYNWTSEPVVEQRLGSHLIPVEELKAGSYSGFSDMDTATKIKKDYEAFLIKRSKMISKAIEKLTLGEDVRAADFLKIEIEENSSLN